The genomic DNA GAAGGACTGACCAATACTACTTTCAGTCATCAGCTCACTTCTGGAGCTTTGGAGCAGGGTCACCCTACCTGAGCTACCCAGATTGGGAGGAAGAAAAGATGTTTCCCACAGGAAAGCCAAGGTTTTGTAACCAGGAGCAGTGGGAAGGGGCTCAAGGCAGGCAGAAGTGACAAATGCACTAGAGACTGGACCAGGTGGATGACATTGACATTGGGTGAAACGCTCTGGAGTGAAGAAGGGATGGATCCAGGGATTTACTGCTCCAACatcttccctcttctcccctcgGAGCCAGACTCATTCTACTCAAAGTAGTAATTGTGACAAAATAGCGTTAGCAGTTGTAGGCACAACTTCCCAAGGCCAGCGTGGGGAGAGCAGGACGGTACTGCCCATTCCTGCTGCTCCACCATCTCGGGATACAGCAGCAACTCTGGATTTTAAAGGCAGATTATATACTGCCAATCAAATCTGCAAGATGCGGTAAATACGGTAgctcaaaataaaatttagcaacctgtgtttttattttagggttggctctatattttttaaattggtgatTGTATTAGTTGAAAGTTTGGGCATATACATCTGCCATTCAGCTTATAAAACAAGTAGTTAGGGAAGATGCTTGTTAAAACAAGAAAGAACTGGATTATTTTAGTAGGTTTCAGAACactattgctttttattttttaatttttaaattttgttttgttttgttttggccacagccTGCtgtttgtgggatcttaattccccaagcagagatcaaacccgcgcccttggcagtgaaagtgcggaaaGTGTGTAACAgtcaattaacacatattttgtatatgtattatatactgtatcTTAAAATAAAGTAAGCTACCGTAAAGAAAATATTACTAGGAAAATCGtaatgaagagaaaatacatttacattatTGTACTGTATTTATTGATACTGTAAGTTTAAGTCATGTTTATAAGATGAATCATCTGTCAGTACCTCCATCAATATTGCCTTATTTAATACAAAACACTATAGATGTTATACGTATTACTAACATGAttcatcaaaaatgaaagataatgtaaaaaagaaattcatatttacttCAGATATAATAATTAATTCACTAATAATGAAGAAGCAATGTGATTGCTTTGTGGTAGCCTAGTGTAATTGTTACAATTGCTTCACAGTTGCctagcctatacactaatgaatgaaCCATTATAACAATCTTATGGCCTACAGtattacagtcatattcataacatagtattagaaatattgttaaattaaaaaaaatttacctgtGATGATAGCCTTATACATAGTTTCCCcaattaagaaagagaaagacatactgTATGGTAATGCAATGAAGGTAATGTaatgaaagcaaagttataaaacaggaagaaaactaacacattaactttatattaaatatcactcaccttatGCCTATGTAGGAATAGACtaacatgtacatatattctATACTTTCTTGACATaccaaactttttcttaatttttttgacatTTCTAGGCTATGCGGTTAGCCTGCAagtttttttcaaattgtcacaaatctccaaaaatgtttccaatatatttattgaaaaacatctgcatataagtggacttgTGCAGTTCAAGCCCATGTTGTTCAAGCGTCAACTGTATTCCAATTAGaatctcagaaaataaaaaataacaataatatctaAACAGATTCTCAATTATTGTTGAGTTACtcatattttataaactttaGATCATCTTTCATTccctactctttaaaaaaaatttttttaatttcctgtccTTTTTCTCAGGACTGTACAGATGATTActgacaaaaaataaatgtaaagacaaaTCTTTATTTATAATCTActtgttcatattcttttctaataaTCAAGATGGGACATCTTTACTTTTATTCACATTTTGTAGTTGAAATgactaaaactagaattatgaAATTACCCAGCAATTAAACTAGATGATACAAAAAAATTCATTCTAAGTTTTctcttaagaaaaacaaaaagaaaaaaacaaccttttATATTGgaggagtttttgttttgttttgtttttttcaataattcttttctctttgtacaAAGATTTTATCCCTAGGTTAGTTTCAGCTTAGTAATACAGAAAAagcaatttctattttatttatttaaaaattatttatagcaTTTAATATGTACTGGTGTGTTCAAATGCTAACACATTTATTCATAACAACCCGCTGAAGTAGATACTACCcttaatctccattttacagatgagaaactgaggcacaggcagTTTAAATGTCATGCACCAGGCAGTCTGGAGCAGAGTTCTGCTCTGTGCCTCTACCCACCCCTGGAGCATCCCCTCCCTGCTCTTGCTTCCCACTGGGTATCCCCACACCTCTCACATATGAAACCTACCTGAGTATAATCCAACTAAGGGCATTAAAACTAAGGGTGAAAAATAAActacacaataataaactctcCAGTTAACAGGTTGAAATGTCTTTAAGGGCATTAAAACTAAGGGTGAAAAATAAActacacaataataaactctcCAGTTAACAGGTTGAAATGTCttattagaaattagaaaaaaataaaatatgacagcaATTACTTCTCTAGAGGGAAATCAAATCGCTGGAAGCAGAAAAGTCCATATAACATGGAAATGAAATGAGATTTGTGATCGTAAAACAAGTAAATGGTATTAAATTCACGATCTAGCTCTTAGATACTTCACAGGAACACATGTTTTTTGTGCTTAGATGAGCAAAGGGTGCGACTCACACTAGGCATCCCCTCCTGATTCCTATGACCTATTTTGTTCTTGGATAAAACTAGAAACTGTGTACCTGTGAGCCCCACGCAGCTTTCCCTCCCTGCAACAGCTCCAAATGACCACCCGCTCCTTATTTCATGGATTAATTAACACCCTCTACACAAAAAAAGGTGGTATTCATGGATTTACTCGAGCTCTGGAAGTTCCAAAATTTCACAGGGGAAAGCAGCTTTGTAGCATTGTGACACTTTGTTCTAATTTAAACACTGAATTAAACTTTTGATCCTGGTCATCCCCTCACCACTGCGGGATGATATGACACCAagtttgattgatttgtgtgtaaaTACCAGGAAATAAGGGAACATTCTTATGAATAATTTGAGATGACGTGTTTTAACAGAGTGTATTTATGCAGACGTAAATAAAATCATCAAGCCCCAAGATACGTATGCGTAACACATGAAAAATCAGTTCTGACTTtgaaatgtatatctcagaaataacttaaaaaaaaaaaagaaaaaccagttcTCTCAGCTTCCCTCCTCCGTCGCCTTAATCCCCTCAGTCTTAACTACCTTCCCTCATGATGCCTGTTCTCCTCTAAGATGTGACACCACCACCTGCAAGACGACTCACTCCCCCTGCAGGGATTTCGGCGCAGAGACGACACCCCACGTCCTCCTCGAGGGCGCGGATTACGCGGGAGGCCCGCGGGGCCGCACCCTCCTTCCGGACCCGGGAACGCCAGTGCGTCGGGGAATTTCCCTGGCCCTGGGCTGCCAGCCCCTGTCCGATCGGCATAAAAGGGCTTCGCCCGGCTCGGGGAGCCACAGAATCCGCTCCGCCAGCCCTCCAGCCCGCCTTCCCGCCGCAGGCAGCGACCCTCCGAGCTGAACCCCATGGCCCGCGCCGCGAACCCCGCCGCCGCCCGGCTCCTCCGCGCCGCGCTACTGCTTCTGGTCCTGGTGGCCGCCGGCCGGCACGCAGCAGGTGCGACCCGGCGCCCGGCACCCCCAGGGCGGGacgggggcgggtgggggcccATCCCGGGACAGCCCCCTAACCGAGTCTGTCCTCCCCGCAGGGGCGCCTGTGGTCACCGAACTGCGCTGCCGGTGCCTGCAGACCGTGCAGGGGATTCACTTCAAGAACATCCAGAGCGTGAAGGTGACGCCCCCGGGACCCCACTGCGGCCAAACGGAAGTCGTGTAAGTGCCGCCGCTGTTGCTGTGCTTGTCACCCCCGCCTTCCCGACgaccccaccccgacccccagcCCGACCTCACGTGgattctcccttctctctgcagAGCCACTCTCAAGGCTGGTCAGGAAGTTTGTCTCAACCCTGAAGCTCCCATGgttaaaaaaatcatcaacaagATGCTAAACAAGTGAGTTATGGGTTTTATTCACACGTGTGACTAGAGTCAGTCAtctgcctccttttttttctatCAGAGAAACCCACGGTTTAGCTGCAGGACTGAAAGTCATTATAATTTCACCATTAAATTTGCTGTTAAGGTCAGAAGGATATTTCTAGTGCCTTCCATCCTCATCCGCCTGTCATGAGTCTGGGTAAATGTATGTTCCTAAAAGATGAAGTAGATTTAGCCAACGATGCGAAAAAGCTTCCTACCTGTTAAGGAACAGGTATTGTTTACCTCAGTCTCTCATGGCCTTCAGCCCTGAAAATAGAACCCTTGGTTTTGGACAATGCGCCCTCTGAGGGTGAAGAGCAGGGAATTTGTAGTGAGACCAACCCCTTCCTCCCCAATGCGAATCTAGATTCCACCCTTTATATTCCTATAACCTCGGGGAAAGTACTTAATCTCTTTAAGTCTCAATaacatggggaaaataataatagctacttcaTGGAGTTTGCTATGAGGCTTAAGTGATGTCATGCATGTACTTTTTTCAGCCCAATGTGGCATTATGTTGTGGCGTTTTGAAGATAATAATAAGATTGTGACCACAGGCTCCTTATTCCTAATTAAACAGCATCTAAGAGCCTGGCATTTTCTGCCACACAGGGCAGCAGTGGTTTAGGTAGCAACCACTTGGTGCAGGGCTGTGAGGTCAACGTTTTGGGTCCTACTAACTACCCATTTTCTCATCACAGGGACAGTGCCAACTGATCTAGAGAGCTGGAGAGAGCTTACTGGCTACTACTGCAGCCTTAGTGGAAtcaaagtgaaagaagaaaaacaaatagctcCTGGGGCCACCTGGACTGCGTCTAATGTTTTTGCCTGTTTCTTATGAGAgttcttctatttatttacatatgtatttatttatttatctatttttcaaagCCTGTATATTACTGTTCTATCTAAAAGGTATGAATGTGTTTGGCAATTCTCTgtactgttattttaaaaggtCATTTTTACATTAAATCAAAGTTAATTCAGTGCTGACTATTATTTATTTGAAGGTgatgtgttttaaatgtttttcattcaTAAAACTATTGTGGTTTATTTTTGGCCGGATACCACACTGTACCATCCATGGTGATAAAAGCTGGAGACAGTAGCGGGGGATCCAAATAAATAGATCACTGTTAAGGTAGGGGAATGAATGTGTACATTTACTTTGTGCACTGATGAGAAGATGGTCAGTTGCTGACGATCTATTTACGGAAATCGTTTCACCGTCAACATTTCTGATgctgaaactttaaaaatgacaATGTTCTAAATATCCCTTGGACATTTTATGTCTTCCTTGTTAGGCATAATGCGTTGTTTCGTGTTAAttatgcagtatttttctttgtcttggaATAGagaagtttaaatatttattaacgtatttttataaatatcatgAAAATAAAGCCCTTTACAAAAATTTTTTGCTTAGGTTTCTTTtgtactgcttctttttttttttttcctgcggtacgcagacctctcactgctgtggcctctcccattgcggagcataggctccagacgcacaggcccagcggccatggttcacggacctagccgctctgcggcatgtgggatcctcccggaccggggcacgaacccgtgtcccctgcatcggcaggcggactctcaaccactgcgccaccagggaagctctcttttGTACTTCTTGAACTTTTATTCCCCTCCTGCGTACCCAGCACTTggattttctattgctgctgtaacaaattattacaaattcAGTAATTTAAAAGCATACgaacttattctctcacagttctggaagtcagaagaccAAAATTAGTTCCACTGGACTAAGGTCAAGGTGTCCGCAGGGCTGTCTCCTTCTGGACGCCCTAGGAGGTTCTTCTGGAGTCAATGGAGAAGCCATTGCCTTGATCCTTTTAGCTTCCGGAGGGCATCTGTATATCATAGCTCATGGCCATCTTCCTGTGTCTTCAAAGCCATCAACATAGCAAAGCCATCAACCTAACCTCTTCAGATCTCTTTCTAGGGCAGCAAATTTTGTCCCTACCCCAACAAATGTGTCTCTTTgctgattatttttaacaaacaGAAGATTCAAAAAGTTTTTCTTGTAACCTCTCTCTT from Pseudorca crassidens isolate mPseCra1 chromosome 4, mPseCra1.hap1, whole genome shotgun sequence includes the following:
- the LOC137223802 gene encoding growth-regulated alpha protein-like — translated: MARAANPAAARLLRAALLLLVLVAAGRHAAGAPVVTELRCRCLQTVQGIHFKNIQSVKVTPPGPHCGQTEVVATLKAGQEVCLNPEAPMVKKIINKMLNKDSAN